Proteins co-encoded in one Methanobacterium veterum genomic window:
- a CDS encoding helix-turn-helix domain-containing protein, which produces MNEKTKEIGSRIFELRDLSEISAEEMAEYLKIDVEKYREYESGALDIPASILYEIAHKLGVDMGLLLTGEETRMHIFTVTRKGKGAAVERRKQYKYENLAEKFIHKKAEPFIVTVDPKDMDKEPSKNSHPGHEFDYVLEGTLKIYIHNNELILEEGDSIFFDSSYEHAMEALNNKTAKFLAIVM; this is translated from the coding sequence ATGAACGAAAAAACAAAAGAAATAGGATCACGCATATTTGAACTTAGGGATTTATCAGAAATAAGTGCCGAAGAAATGGCGGAATACCTGAAAATTGATGTTGAAAAATACAGGGAATACGAAAGTGGGGCTTTAGATATTCCTGCAAGTATTCTGTATGAAATAGCACATAAACTAGGTGTTGATATGGGTCTGCTGCTTACTGGTGAAGAAACCAGAATGCACATTTTCACTGTTACAAGGAAAGGTAAAGGAGCAGCAGTAGAGAGGCGTAAACAGTACAAATATGAGAACCTTGCTGAAAAATTTATCCATAAAAAAGCAGAGCCATTTATTGTTACTGTCGATCCAAAGGATATGGATAAAGAACCTTCCAAAAATTCACATCCAGGACATGAATTTGATTATGTTCTTGAAGGGACTCTTAAGATCTACATTCACAATAATGAGCTCATTCTTGAGGAAGGAGATTCAATATTCTTTGATTCATCATATGAACATGCTATGGAAGCGTTGAACAATAAAACAGCTAAATTTCTTGCTATAGTAATGTAA